From Argopecten irradians isolate NY chromosome 2, Ai_NY, whole genome shotgun sequence, the proteins below share one genomic window:
- the LOC138316670 gene encoding uncharacterized protein gives MPSAFRRRFPNTRVILDCTEIRTDTPESTKAKSLLYSNYKSHMTWKILVGITPSGVPSLVTSCYAGSISDKKITEMSGVVDMCDAGDAIMVDKGFLISDMTTPKNIELIIPPFKRKNKKFSGREVEKTRRIANLRIHVERQMQRIKLFRILNGVMPISSADTASNVFKICTAMTTMYPPLICG, from the coding sequence ATGCCATCCGCATTTAGGAGGAGATTTCCAAACACCAGAGTTATACTGGACTGCACAGAGATACGAACAGATACGCCAGAATCAACCAAAGCCAAGTCACTACTGTATTCCAACTACAAATCCCATATGACGTGGAAGATTTTGGTTGGAATAACACCTTCTGGAGTTCCTAGTTTAGTGACATCGTGTTATGCTGGGAGTATATCGGACAAAAAGATAACGGAGATGTCTGGAGTGGTGGACATGTGTGATGCTGGCGATGCGATCATGGTGGATAAAGGATTTCTAATATCAGACATGACTACCCCTAAGAACATCGAACTCATTATACCACCTTTTAAGAGAAAGAACAAGAAATTCTCCGGGAGGGAGGTAGAAAAGACCCGAAGAATCGCAAACCTTCGCATACACGTTGAAAGACAGATGCAGCGAATCAAACTCTTCCGCATACTCAACGGTGTAATGCCAATCAGCTCTGCAGATACTGCGTCAAATGTGTTCAAGATATGTACAGCTATGACAACAATGTATCCCCCACTGATCTGTGGATAG
- the LOC138315741 gene encoding uncharacterized protein, whose product MGKIYCCVTGCSNYSGKVVNGKKVSLHRFPADSKVSRVWEQRVKCFRKNFVLKNTTRLCSEHFEGTDGPSAECPIPSIFPQKTFKTSKISEALCTPQILLRGECDTSDEDNDDDVLQSSLHANISFLETSVFMHDYAGEISEDHVCSQTNKSEQTDDVVILSREEYDKICSSSHPSEPRREELKTQPKPKTVDVGIQCKLPDITFDDIKDSDDDVMFYTGFPSFALLCMVWRRLKPRAENMSYWRGNISAGEKTYQRSGKQKPGPKRKLRVEDEFLLVMMRLRLGLLLEDLARRFGISVTSCSNIWRTWVQFLAQDMVPLLMFWQS is encoded by the exons ATGGGGAagatttattgttgtgtgacGGGTTGTTCAAACTATAGCGGAAAGGTGGTCAATGGCAAAAAGGTGTCCCTGCATCGTTTTCCTGCGGACAGTAAAGTTTCAAGGGTCTGGGAGCAACGGGTTAAGTGTTTCCGTAAGAATTTCGTGCTGAAGAACACAACTCGTTTATGCAGTGAACATTTTGAAGGAACTGATGGCCCATCAGCAGAGTGTCCCATCCCGAGCATTTTCCCTCAAAAAACCTTCAAAACATCCAAG aTTTCTGAGGCATTGTGCACACCACAGATACTGTTAAGAGGGGAATGTGATACTTCTGACGaggataatgatgatgatgttctTCAAAGCTCTCTTCATGCCAACATATCTTTCCTAGAGACATCTGTGTTTATGCATGACTACGCTGGAGAAATTTCAGAGGATCATGTGTGTTCCCAGACTAATAAGTCAGAGCAAACGGACGATGTTGTTATTCTGTCAAGGGAGGAGTATGATAAGATCTGTAGTTCATCACACCCTTCAGAACCTCGGAGAGAAGAACTCAAGACACAGCCAAAACCGAAAACAGTTGATGTAGGAATTCAGTGCAAGTTGCCAGATATTACATTTGATGACATCAAAGacagtgatgatgatgtgatgtttTATACTGGATTCCCATCTTTTGCTCTTCTCTGTATGGTGTGGAGACGTCTGAAACCTCGGGCAGAAAATATGTCGTACTGGAGAGGCAACATCTCAGCTGGTGAGAAGACTTATCAGAGAAGTGGGAAACAGAAACCAGGACCAAAAAGGAAGCTGAGAGTTGAAGATGAGTTTCTCCTCGTGATGATGAGATTGCGTCTTGGCTTGTTGTTGGAAGACTTGGCTAGACGTTTTGGTATTAGTGTGACCTCTTGTTCTAACATTTGGAGGACATGGGTGCAATTTCTTGCCCAGGATATGGTTCCTTTGCTCATGTTTTGGCAAAGTTAG